A region of Stigmatopora nigra isolate UIUO_SnigA chromosome 6, RoL_Snig_1.1, whole genome shotgun sequence DNA encodes the following proteins:
- the LOC144198756 gene encoding ras-related protein Rab-33B-like, giving the protein MEVENGVASKCVHSIAQHAKKASDKTTPVRARSMESSFEFSNSLGSVSSLLSGCRTFKVLVIGDSAVGKTCLTHRLCAGHFPSGVEATIGVDFRERHLEIDGEMIKLQLWDTAGQERFRKSMVPHFYRNVHAVLFVYDVTCWASFNSLSAWVEECRRNSLGQEVPRFLVGNKNDLRDVVKTDGLVSQGQAIKFAKTHNMMFFETSAKYSSRWRSVGEVPYQQDKVEDIVNAVGARLKRHKCPITACNLSYSGSFKVFNKKPDEKQMWSCC; this is encoded by the exons ATGGAGGTCGAGAACGGCGTTGCTAGCAAATGCGTCCATTCGATCGCGCAGCATGCAAAGAAGGCTTCCGACAAGACCACTCCGGTGAGGGCTAGATCTATGGAATCCTCTTTTGAGTTTTCCAATTCGTTGGGCAGCGTCTCGTCGTTGTTGAGTGGATGCAGGACCTTCAAAGTGCTCGTTATCGGAGACTCCGCGGTGGGCAAGACGTGCCTGACACACCGACTCTGCGCCGGTCATTTCCCCAGCGGCGTGGAAGCCACCATCGGCGTGGACTTCCGAGAACGACACCTCGAAATTGACGGGGAAATGATCAAG CTCCAACTATGGGACACGGCGGGCCAAGAACGCTTTCGAAAATCAATGGTGCCACATTTTTACCGAAACGTGCATGCAGTTCTCTTCGTTTATGACGTCACGTGCTGGGCCAGCTTCAACAGCCTCTCCGCTTGGGTAGAAGAGTGCAGACGCAACTCTCTCGGCCAGGAAGTGCCCAG GTTCCTTGTTGGGAACAAGAACGATCTACGTGATGTGGTAAAGACTGATGGTCTGGTGAGCCAGGGGCAGGCGATTAAATTTGCCAAGACTCACAACATGATGTTTTTTGAGACATCGGCCAAATATTCCAGCAGATGGCGAAGTGTTGGGGAGGTCCCCTACCAGCAAGATAAGGTCGAGGACATTGTCAATGCCGTGGGTGCCAGACTGAAGAGACACAAGTGTCCGATCACAGCCTGCAACCTATCATACAGCGGTTCTTTTAAAGTTTTCAACAAGAAACCAGACGAGAAGCAGATGTGGAGCTGCTGCTGA